The DNA region CAAAACACTAACGTTTTTGGTGTCCTCGTCATACGAAATAAACTGGATGTTTCCACCATCGCTGGCCACGGCCGGTTTTACATATTCTTCCAGAATGTTGACGATTTCTTTTGAGGTGTCATCCAAATTATCGAAACGGTGGTCGAGTTGCTCGGTCGATTTTTCTAATTTTTGTGCCGCATCAGGAGCCACTATTTCTTGTCCTTTTTCAATATGATCTTTGATGAATTCACGTAATTGAATGGTGATTTCCTGCCATTCGGTGATGTCGTATTTGGTTATCGACACGTAGTTTTCGTCAAAAAATACGCTTTTCACAAATGGAAAATGGAATAATTGTGTGGCCAATGGCGAGAGCTTGGCCTCTTCTATAGAGGTGAACTCAAACATAGTATTCACAATTTTTTTGTTGGCCACAAATTTCATTACCGCTGGATTTGGAGTGCTTTCGGCATAAACTGTAACCGGTATTTTTTTAGGAGCCGCTTGCTCTTCAACCACAACTCCGCCATTGTTTAGGTAAGCTTCAATTTGTTCAGCCACTTCATCCTGAACGTCGCTCCATTCCACAATATTGTAACGTTCAACAGCTATAAAATTACTACTGATATATACTTTTTTCACAAAGGGCAAATGGAATAATTGTTGCGCCAAAGGCGAATGCTTCGCCTCGTCAATGTTATTGAACTCAAAGCTTTGGTGCTTGGTAACAAATTGATTTATTTCGAATTTTACAATAGCATCATTTGATGTTTTTTGTACAGAAACCTGATAATTGTTCATTTAGCTAATTTTTTACAAAAATACTAAAAGAAAACGTTAGATGTCATATATTTGAGTTTTGTTGTATGTTGAAATAACATAAATAATTATAATAACAGCGCAGTTTGTAAATGTAATTTTTAAGCAGTAAATGCGTTTTGTAAACCCAAGCCTACTTGGTGATTGATTATGAAACTGATAACTTTTATTTTGTCGGTAATTCTTGTGCTAAGCTCCAAATTAGCCTCTTCACAAGAAGCATTACCTATTTATACCGATTATTTAACGGATAATTATTATTTAATCCATCCGTCTATGGCCGGTATTGCTAATTGTTCTAAAGTGAGGCTAACAGGTAGGCAACAGTGGTTTGGCCAAGATGATGCACCAAAACTGTTAACATTGAGCATGAATGGCAGGTTGGGCGAGTCGCAGTCCGGTATTGGCGGTATTGTGTTTGCCGACGAAAACGGTTATCACTCACAAAAAGGCGCTTATGCTACCTACGCACATCATTTATTGTTTTCTAGAACAGAGGCCGATTTGAACATGTTGTCGTTTGGGTTAAGTGCCGGATTTATTCAATACCAATTGGACGAAACGTCTTTTTTAAA from Tamlana crocina includes:
- a CDS encoding NifU family protein gives rise to the protein MNNYQVSVQKTSNDAIVKFEINQFVTKHQSFEFNNIDEAKHSPLAQQLFHLPFVKKVYISSNFIAVERYNIVEWSDVQDEVAEQIEAYLNNGGVVVEEQAAPKKIPVTVYAESTPNPAVMKFVANKKIVNTMFEFTSIEEAKLSPLATQLFHFPFVKSVFFDENYVSITKYDITEWQEITIQLREFIKDHIEKGQEIVAPDAAQKLEKSTEQLDHRFDNLDDTSKEIVNILEEYVKPAVASDGGNIQFISYDEDTKNVSVLLQGACSGCPSSTLTLKSGIENMLKQMLPGKVEMVEAING